In Quercus lobata isolate SW786 chromosome 12, ValleyOak3.0 Primary Assembly, whole genome shotgun sequence, a genomic segment contains:
- the LOC115971647 gene encoding protein TPX2, producing the protein MEVEMEMEMEVEPVFEVREVDFDYEFEAAMYFDLSRAESRAEACEAELWFESAKEYPPSPFVTKLVKREDILLENVNTSPKPKNVESTMESDVGVGRDFCALDVNSKECEGMDRGIFTKLQSGNLQKFLNQPLELTTGMTYYNHPSTDKLKAKAKSAVKPFFPRSSTLMKPTASQLAKQNRPVQVNGSRFQSQLAQNKERSLHYSSGVETQASKRQKLEGGHLHKVTGTNQEANLVHKPSKKDETVDKNSAHGRMKITIPREPELETANRAQRIRPKNGTELEDVKPAARRFKARPLNRKILEAPSLSLPKKSIPKLPEFQEFHLKTLERAMQHTSSFTSSSLNCNNTDKGMDKHHTSIVAGNGNLEPRRPSTMDVTKQDGCDVMHNFKARPLNKKIFSSKGDIGVFRNSKREATVPMEFNFHSEKRIQPNPPTELFSKLSLKAELQPNNGSQLRLPHPTSMSMKGSKENRLSSFQPEHEILHPMKGKPPIFGGQQIQSDGIFEGGLQSKRSTGIR; encoded by the exons atgGAGGtggaaatggaaatggaaatggAGGTTGAGCCAGTGTTTGAGGTTCGTGAAGTGGACTTTGACTATGAGTTCGAAGCGGCAATGTACTTCGATTTGAGTCGAGCGGAGAGTCGAGCGGAGGCTTGTGAAGCTGAGCTCTGGTTCGAGTCCGCCAAGGAGTACCCTCCTTCTC CTTTTGTGACAAAGTTAGTTAAGAGAGAGGATATTCTGCTGGAAAATGTGAATACCTCACCAAAACCAAAGAATGTAGAAAGTACAATGGAGTCTGATGTTGGCGTGGGCCGAGATTTTTGTGCATTAGATGTCAATAGCAAAG AGTGTGAAGGAATGGATAGAGGGATCTTCACTAAATTACAGAGTGGCAATCTGCAGAAATTTCTGAATCAACCCTTGGAATTAACTACAG GCATGACATATTACAATCACCCATCCACTGACaagctaaaagctaaagcaAAGTCTGCTGTCAAACCCTTTTTTCCTAGGAGCTCAACCTTGATGAAACCTACGGCTAGCCAGTTGGCTAAGCAAAATCGGCCTGTCCAAGTTAATGGTTCCAG ATTTCAGTCTCAACTGGCTCAAAACAAGGAGAGGAGCTTACATTATTCTTCTGGGGTTGAAACTCAAGCTTCTAAAAGGCAGAAGCTGGAGGGAGGTCACTTGCATAAG GTTACAGGCACAAACCAGGAAGCCAATTTGGTCCACAAACCATCTAAAAAG GATGAAACAGTTGATAAAAACTCTGCTCATGGCAGAATGAAGATTACTATTCCAAGAGAGCCTGAGCTTGAAACAGCTAATAGGGCCCAAAGGATAAG GCCTAAGAATGGTACAGAACTAGAAGATGTTAAACCAGCTGCACGTAGATTCAAAGCACGTCCATTGAACAGAAAA ATTCTTGAGGCCCCTTCATTGTCACTTCCAAAGAAGAGCATTCCAAAGTTACCAGAGTTTCAA GAATTTCACCTAAAGACATTGGAGAGGGCTATGCAACACACATCTTCTTTTACATCATCCTCTCTTAATTGCAACAATACTGACAAG GGAATGGACAAACATCACACTTCAATTGTTGCAGGAAATGGAAACCTGGAGCCCAGAAG ACCAAGTACCATGGATGTTACAAAGCAGGATGGATGTGATGTAATGCACAATTTTAAAGCTCGTCCTCTAAATAAGAAG ATATTTTCTAGTAAAGGAGATATTGGTGTTTTCCGAAATAGCAAGCGAGAAGCAACAGTACCAATG GAATTCAATTTCCATTCTGAGAAAAGGATTCAGCCTAACCCACCAACAGAACTGTTCAGCAAG CTCTCTCTGAAAGCTGAGCTCCAGCCAAATAATGGATCTCAGCTCAGATTGCCTCACCCTACCTCTATGTCTATGAAG GGCTCAAAAGAAAACAGATTGAGTTCTTTTCAACCAGAACATGAG ATACTGCATCCGATGAAGGGAAAACCTCCTATTTTTGGTGGACAGCAGATTCAAAGTGATGGCATCTTTGAAGGTGGTCTGCAGAGTAAGAG GAGCACGGGTATCCGCTGA
- the LOC115971646 gene encoding guard cell S-type anion channel SLAC1 codes for MERRPAFPSSFETHFIDIHEVLPEEEDKGKTQKIDKADHKRINRPIKVRDTNKRPHRSLNRQVSLETGFSVHNWESKAKDDRRVLTRSGRSLGGFDSANRIGLGAPKGDFSLFKTKSTLSKQNPLLPSCKERETVSQRNDGSTGLDDSVNESVPAGRYFAALRGPELDQVKDYEDILLPKDEKWPFLLRFPIGCFGICLGLSSQAVLWRTLATSPATKFLHITPFVNLGLWLLALAVLISVSFTYILKCIFYFEAVKREFFHPVRVNFFFAPWVVCMFLAIGAPPMLDPQILHPAIWCSFMAPYFLLELKIYGQWLSGGKRRLCKVANPSSYLSVVGNFVGAILASKVGWNEPAKFLWAVGFAHYLVVFVTLYQRLPTSETLPKELHPVYSMFIAAPSAASLAWQTIYGEFDGLSRTCYFIALFLYASLVVRINFFTGFRFSVAWWSYTFPMTTASVATIKYAEQVPTIISKGLALTLSFVSSTMVAILFISTLLHAFVWHTLFPNDLAIAIKKRRLVKEKKPFKRAYDIKRWTKQALTKNSSVNKDSDKAGH; via the exons ATGGAAAGAAGGCCAGCATTTCCTAGTTCTTTTGAGACCCATTTTATAGATATCCATGAAGTCTTACCcgaagaagaagataagggaAAAACCCAAAAGATAGATAAAGCTGATCATAAGCGTATAAACAGACCCATCAAAGTTAGAGACACTAACAAGAGACCACATAGGAGCTTAAACAGGCAGGTTTCTCTAGAGACGGGTTTTTCAGTGCACAATTGGGAGTCCAAGGCCAAAGATGATAGGAGGGTTCTTACTAGAAGTGGACGAAGTTTAGGAGGATTTGATTCGGCTAACAGGATTGGTTTGGGAGCACCGAAAGGCGATTTCAGTTTGTTCAAGACGAAATCAACTCTCAGTAAGCAGAATCCTTTGTTGCCTTCATGTAAAGAGAGGGAGACGGTGTCTCAAAGGAATGATGGTTCTACTGGGCTTGATGACTCGGTTAATGAAAGTGTTCCTGCTGGAAGATACTTTGCTGCCCTTAGAGGACCTGAACTAGACCAAGTCAAG GACTACGAAGACATTCTCCTCCCAAAAGATGAGAAATGGCCCTTCCTCCTCCGGTTCCCAATTGGATGCTTTGGTATCTGTCTTGGCCTTAGCAGCCAAGCGGTCTTATGGCGTACTTTGGCGACTAGCCCTGCAACCAAATTTCTCCACATTACACCATTCGTCAACCTTGGCCTCTGGCTATTAGCCCTTGCAGTCCTTATCTCCGTCTCCTTTACCTACATACTCAAATGCATATTCTACTTTGAAGCTGTCAAAAGAGAGTTCTTCCACCCTGTCCGTGTTAACTTCTTCTTTGCCCCCTGGGTTGTCTGCATGTTCCTAGCCATTGGTGCACCTCCCATGCTAGACCCTCAAATCCTTCACCCTGCCATATGGTGCAGCTTCATGGCTCCATATTTTTTACTCGAGCTGAAAATCTACGGCCAGTGGCTTTCAGGTGGGAAGAGGCGTCTTTGTAAAGTAGCCAATCCCTCTTCTTATCTCTCAGTAGTTGGCAACTTTGTGGGTGCTATTTTAGCTTCTAAAGTGGGGTGGAATGAGCCTGCTAAGTTCTTGTGGGCAGTAGGCTTTGCACATTATCTTGTGGTGTTTGTGACTTTGTATCAGAGACTACCAACAAGTGAAACATTGCCTAAAGAGCTACACCCTGTATACTCCATGTTCATTGCTGCTCCCTCTGCTGCAAGCCTTGCTTGGCAAACAATCTATGGCGAGTTTGATGGCTTGTCAAGGACTTGCTACTTCATAGCATTGTTTCTTTATGCCTCACTGGTTGTACGAATCAACTTCTTCACAGGATTTAG GTTTTCTGTGGCATGGTGGTCATACACCTTTCCCATGACAACAGCCTCGGTGGCAACCATCAAGTACGCAGAGCAGGTTCCAACAATTATAAGCAAGGGCCTTGCGCTTACCCTTTCTTTTGTGTCATCAACAATGGTGGCCATCTTGTTCATTTCCACCCTTCTTCATGCCTTTGTTTGGCACACACTGTTTCCAAATGATCTTGCCATCGCCATTAAAAAGAGAAGACTTGTCAAAGAGAAAAAGCCCTTCAAAAGAGCCTATGATATTAAGCGTTGGACAAAGCAGGCTTTGACGAAGAATAGTTCAGTAAACAAGGATTCTGACAAAGCGGGGCACTGA